A DNA window from Polyangium spumosum contains the following coding sequences:
- a CDS encoding DUF3829 domain-containing protein — translation MIRLRSFLPFVLALAPLALGCKKDEPPAPAPEAKPSTAVLPSGKGRLPLRSPIAAVPKFDPQAMKDYRLEVCYFGTLTLRQARDAYFASLGKDEPSEKKIPNFGVSGGSLPHAPPHAPPTIAPVAKPGASGAPAAGASAAPAIPVPRRVADMGMRAPHERNARACTVAAGLKDPAMPDVDAALGAFAPFSLELSRNIAAASVYYQREEYTKDKLERGKELHKKLVADFAKLDENSEKLGGALAAWRKDHPVDTAKLDEGERLVFTAYDRARGLVLGMIAKKIDVGAFKEGVAALAKDIEAIKAFGTNNTNDPWAKITAPPFTTFHKAADEAQAKISDKGMEPAAFLAMVNTFTSLVEAKHRALSRSLTAKGQVVEPRSGPAARPNVHPRQHIERPDEHAGHKH, via the coding sequence ATGATCCGGCTGCGGTCTTTTCTTCCGTTCGTGCTCGCGCTCGCTCCCCTGGCCCTGGGCTGCAAGAAGGACGAACCGCCTGCGCCTGCGCCGGAGGCGAAGCCGTCGACGGCGGTGTTGCCGAGCGGAAAGGGCAGGTTGCCGCTGCGCAGCCCGATCGCGGCCGTCCCGAAGTTCGATCCGCAGGCGATGAAGGACTACCGCCTCGAGGTCTGTTACTTCGGCACCCTGACGCTGCGTCAGGCGCGCGACGCGTACTTCGCGAGCCTCGGCAAGGACGAGCCGAGCGAGAAGAAGATCCCGAACTTCGGCGTCAGCGGCGGCTCCTTGCCGCACGCCCCGCCGCACGCGCCGCCCACGATCGCGCCCGTGGCCAAGCCCGGCGCGTCCGGGGCGCCTGCGGCCGGCGCCTCCGCGGCCCCCGCGATCCCCGTGCCCCGCAGGGTGGCCGACATGGGCATGCGCGCCCCGCACGAGCGCAACGCGCGGGCCTGCACCGTCGCCGCCGGCCTCAAGGATCCCGCGATGCCCGACGTCGACGCGGCCCTCGGCGCGTTCGCCCCGTTCTCGCTCGAGCTCAGCCGCAACATCGCCGCGGCCAGCGTCTACTACCAGCGCGAGGAGTACACGAAGGACAAGCTCGAGCGCGGCAAGGAGCTGCACAAGAAGCTCGTCGCCGACTTCGCCAAGCTCGACGAGAACTCGGAGAAGCTCGGCGGCGCGCTCGCCGCGTGGCGCAAGGATCACCCCGTCGACACGGCGAAGCTCGACGAGGGCGAGCGGCTCGTGTTCACGGCGTACGACCGGGCGCGTGGGCTCGTCCTCGGCATGATCGCGAAGAAGATCGACGTGGGCGCCTTCAAGGAGGGCGTCGCGGCGCTCGCGAAGGACATCGAGGCCATCAAGGCGTTCGGAACGAACAACACGAACGACCCCTGGGCGAAGATCACCGCTCCGCCCTTCACCACCTTCCACAAGGCGGCGGACGAGGCCCAGGCGAAGATCAGCGACAAGGGGATGGAGCCCGCGGCGTTCCTCGCGATGGTCAACACCTTCACCTCGCTCGTCGAGGCGAAGCACCGCGCCCTCTCTCGCTCGCTCACCGCGAAGGGCCAGGTCGTCGAGCCGAGGAGCGGCCCGGCGGCGCGCCCGAACGTGCATCCGCGGCAGCACATCGAGCGCCCGGACGAGCACGCAGGCCACAAACACTGA
- the boxC gene encoding 2,3-epoxybenzoyl-CoA dihydrolase produces the protein MGIESESSGAKAPAIRFETHPSRYKHWKLSFEGAIARLVMDVVEEAPMRPGYTLKLNSYDLGVDIELADAVERLRFEHPEVKVVIVTSGQPRIFCAGANIYMLGSSTHAFKVNFCKYTNETRLSLEEACSESGQHYVAALNGVASGGGYELALACEKILLCDDGSSAVSFPETPLLAVLPGTGGLTRLVDKRKVRRDLADVFSTLAEGVRGKRAEEWRLVDRSIPKSRFDQVVIEEANAIATSASDKQGPGVTLAPLEVKRSEDGSKYRAEYKYVTLVVDRQTRVAELEVRAPAGAPETTVEALHKSGSDVWALRAFREIDDALLDLRFNHPEAGLVLLRTKGDPEAVRAADRALHALRDDWFAREILLKMRRTLKRLDLTARSVFSLVEPGSCFAGSLFELALAGDRTYMLDGGDDPPVIGLSPLNFGPFPMPNGLTRLETRFLHDPSAVKRLEGQTELVDADGARKLGLVTFTPDEMDWDDEVRIAVEERASLSPDALTGMEASLRFAGPETLETKIFGRLSAWQNWIFQRPNAVGERGALTMYGRPERPEFDWRRT, from the coding sequence ATGGGCATCGAGAGTGAAAGCAGCGGGGCCAAGGCGCCCGCCATCCGTTTCGAGACACATCCGAGCCGCTACAAGCACTGGAAGCTCTCGTTCGAGGGAGCGATCGCGCGGCTCGTGATGGATGTGGTCGAGGAGGCGCCGATGCGCCCCGGCTACACGCTCAAGCTGAACAGCTACGACCTCGGCGTGGACATCGAGCTCGCGGACGCGGTGGAGCGGCTGCGCTTCGAGCACCCCGAGGTGAAGGTCGTGATCGTCACGAGCGGGCAGCCGCGTATCTTCTGCGCCGGCGCGAACATCTACATGCTCGGCTCGTCGACGCACGCCTTCAAGGTCAACTTCTGCAAGTACACGAACGAGACGCGCCTCTCGCTCGAAGAGGCGTGCAGCGAGAGCGGCCAGCACTACGTGGCCGCGCTGAACGGTGTGGCCTCGGGCGGCGGCTACGAGCTCGCGCTCGCGTGCGAGAAGATCCTGCTCTGCGACGATGGATCGAGCGCGGTCTCGTTCCCGGAGACGCCGCTGCTCGCCGTGTTGCCTGGCACGGGCGGGCTCACGCGGCTCGTGGACAAACGCAAGGTTCGGCGCGATCTCGCGGACGTGTTCAGCACGCTCGCCGAGGGTGTGCGCGGCAAGCGCGCCGAGGAGTGGCGCCTCGTCGATCGTTCGATCCCCAAGAGCCGCTTCGATCAGGTGGTGATCGAGGAGGCGAACGCGATCGCCACGAGCGCGTCGGACAAGCAGGGCCCGGGCGTCACGCTCGCCCCGCTCGAGGTGAAGCGCTCGGAGGACGGCAGCAAGTACAGGGCCGAGTACAAGTACGTCACGCTCGTCGTCGACAGGCAGACGCGTGTCGCCGAGCTCGAGGTGCGGGCTCCCGCGGGCGCGCCCGAGACGACGGTCGAGGCGCTGCACAAGAGCGGCTCGGACGTGTGGGCGCTGCGCGCCTTCCGCGAGATCGACGACGCGCTGCTCGATCTGCGCTTCAACCACCCGGAGGCGGGCCTCGTGCTCCTGCGGACGAAGGGGGATCCCGAGGCCGTGCGTGCCGCGGATCGGGCGCTCCACGCGCTCCGTGACGACTGGTTCGCCCGCGAGATCCTGCTCAAGATGCGTCGCACCTTGAAGCGGCTGGATCTCACGGCGCGCAGCGTGTTCTCGCTCGTCGAGCCCGGCTCGTGTTTCGCGGGCTCTCTCTTCGAGCTCGCCCTCGCGGGCGACCGGACCTACATGCTCGACGGCGGCGACGATCCGCCCGTGATCGGGCTCTCGCCGCTGAACTTCGGCCCGTTCCCCATGCCGAACGGCCTCACGCGCCTCGAGACGCGGTTCCTGCACGATCCTTCCGCCGTGAAGCGTCTGGAAGGACAAACCGAGCTCGTCGACGCCGACGGCGCCAGGAAGCTCGGGCTCGTGACGTTCACGCCTGACGAGATGGACTGGGACGACGAGGTGCGGATCGCGGTCGAGGAGCGCGCGAGCCTCTCGCCCGACGCGCTGACGGGCATGGAGGCGTCTCTTCGATTCGCGGGGCCCGAGACGCTGGAGACGAAGATCTTCGGGCGTCTGTCGGCCTGGCAAAACTGGATCTTCCAGCGCCCGAATGCGGTCGGCGAGCGGGGCGCGCTCACCATGTACGGCCGGCCCGAGCGACCCGAATTCGACTGGAGGCGAACGTGA
- a CDS encoding YkvA family protein → MLDVVKKTTDARPLNLDGKKVSGKARGLALVPLLRDAPAAWRLLRDKEAALWAKALVVLSVAYCIWPLDLVPDAVPFITWIDDAGVVLVFRLLLHRQLGRYHEPKPEIVVDVGGPRSGADVRVA, encoded by the coding sequence ATGTTGGACGTCGTGAAAAAGACCACCGACGCGCGTCCGCTGAACCTCGATGGAAAGAAGGTCTCTGGCAAGGCGCGCGGGCTCGCGCTCGTGCCGCTCCTGCGCGACGCGCCCGCGGCGTGGCGGCTCCTCCGCGACAAGGAGGCCGCGCTCTGGGCCAAGGCGCTCGTCGTCCTCTCGGTCGCCTATTGCATCTGGCCGCTCGACCTCGTGCCCGACGCCGTGCCTTTCATCACCTGGATCGACGACGCGGGCGTGGTCCTCGTCTTCCGTCTGCTCCTGCACCGGCAGCTCGGCCGGTACCACGAGCCGAAGCCGGAAATCGTGGTCGACGTAGGAGGGCCTCGATCCGGGGCCGATGTCCGCGTAGCTTGA
- a CDS encoding FAD-dependent thymidylate synthase, protein MPLDEAARGRIAPYVSSLTDDVFALSGLPEEVIAVLFAYYSRSRDDLRTNLARLLADQELDVGEAAAARPAFGLATEKARAFHEKWVVGYGHASVAEHAVVHLAIENVSIVASKVIEDLRLGSYTEKSTRYVVFDRNSFVDLPELEGALGQTYRQSAERLFTTYVELMARVMDALKVRVLRPPGASEAAHAAAIRAHACDLLRGLLPAGTRTNLGLTANARALEALLTKMLSHPLAEVRDVATAMHAAARTVTPTLVKYAAKSEYRAALRGDVTDKLRSVYDPGPWDVGATNVVGQPVRLVRHDKDALERIVLALAYEGSEPNVHARGLSEGMRHATARELEDIVRASVQRRGAYDPVPRGFEATTMTFELMLDYGAYRDLQRHRMLLPATQRLTCRLGFETPAELSELELDRVYTDAMVAACDAWEQIEEQRPLEAQYAVPLGFRIRTLWTLNLRELFHVIELRSARQGHASYRRIAQGLFRAAIAVHPWLEGLVRVDLGDYTLSRA, encoded by the coding sequence ATGCCTCTCGACGAAGCTGCGCGCGGCCGGATCGCGCCGTACGTCTCCAGCCTGACCGACGACGTCTTCGCCCTCTCGGGTTTGCCCGAGGAGGTGATCGCCGTCCTGTTCGCCTACTACTCGCGCAGCCGCGACGACCTGCGGACGAACCTCGCGCGCCTGCTCGCCGATCAGGAGCTCGACGTCGGCGAGGCCGCGGCCGCGCGCCCCGCGTTCGGGCTCGCGACCGAGAAGGCGCGCGCGTTCCACGAGAAGTGGGTCGTCGGCTATGGGCACGCGTCGGTCGCGGAGCACGCGGTCGTGCACCTCGCGATCGAGAACGTGAGCATCGTGGCCTCGAAGGTGATCGAGGACCTCCGGCTCGGCTCGTACACCGAGAAGAGCACGCGCTACGTGGTCTTCGATCGGAACAGCTTCGTCGATTTGCCCGAGCTCGAAGGAGCGCTGGGACAAACCTACCGGCAGAGCGCGGAGCGGCTCTTCACGACGTACGTCGAGCTCATGGCGCGCGTGATGGATGCGCTCAAGGTGCGCGTGCTCCGGCCGCCGGGTGCATCGGAGGCGGCACACGCGGCGGCCATCCGCGCGCATGCTTGTGATCTCCTGCGTGGCCTCTTGCCGGCCGGCACGCGGACGAACCTCGGGCTCACGGCGAACGCGCGCGCGCTCGAGGCGCTGCTGACGAAGATGCTCTCGCATCCGCTCGCCGAGGTCCGCGACGTCGCGACGGCGATGCACGCGGCGGCGCGCACCGTCACGCCGACCCTGGTCAAGTACGCGGCGAAGAGCGAGTACCGCGCGGCGCTGCGGGGCGACGTCACGGACAAGCTGCGATCGGTCTACGATCCCGGCCCCTGGGACGTGGGCGCGACGAACGTGGTCGGGCAGCCGGTGCGGCTCGTGCGTCACGACAAGGACGCGCTCGAGCGGATCGTCCTCGCCCTCGCGTACGAGGGGAGCGAGCCGAACGTGCACGCGCGTGGTCTCTCGGAGGGGATGCGGCACGCGACGGCGCGCGAGCTCGAGGACATCGTGCGCGCGTCGGTGCAGCGGCGCGGCGCCTACGATCCCGTGCCGCGCGGGTTCGAGGCGACGACGATGACGTTCGAGCTGATGCTCGACTACGGTGCCTACCGGGATCTGCAGCGGCACCGCATGCTCCTGCCGGCGACGCAGCGGCTCACGTGCCGGCTCGGCTTCGAGACGCCCGCGGAGCTCTCGGAGCTCGAGCTCGATCGCGTCTACACCGATGCGATGGTGGCGGCGTGTGACGCGTGGGAGCAGATCGAGGAGCAGCGCCCGCTCGAAGCGCAATACGCGGTGCCGCTCGGCTTCCGGATCCGCACGCTCTGGACGCTCAACCTGCGCGAGCTCTTTCACGTGATCGAGCTGCGATCGGCGCGGCAAGGGCACGCGAGTTACCGGCGGATCGCGCAGGGGCTCTTCCGCGCGGCGATCGCGGTGCACCCCTGGCTCGAAGGCCTCGTCCGGGTCGACCTCGGCGACTACACGCTCTCGCGCGCCTGA
- a CDS encoding shikimate kinase, which yields MAARKKPETREEGAEKGEGSPLLQALGERVRERRRAAGLTLRDLGITSGVSERFLVLVEGGKANVSVVRLDAIARALGTSASALLADAPSEPTTTRSAKGPLVALLGLRGAGKTTLGSRAAVRLGLPFVELDSLVVARAGMSLTEIFEMHGTAYFRRLEREELERLVARGDRGIVATSGSLVTAHETFELLCREAVTVWLRARPEDHFQRVIDQGDARPMASRPAAMEELRAILRARRALYERAAHVIDTSALGLERSTDRLVKIVNAASRGRLP from the coding sequence GTGGCGGCCCGAAAGAAGCCCGAGACGCGCGAGGAGGGCGCCGAAAAAGGCGAAGGCTCGCCCCTCCTCCAGGCGCTCGGCGAGCGGGTGCGGGAGCGGCGGCGCGCGGCGGGTTTGACGCTCCGGGACCTCGGGATCACGTCGGGCGTGAGCGAGCGGTTCCTGGTGCTCGTCGAGGGCGGCAAGGCGAACGTGTCCGTGGTTCGCCTCGACGCGATCGCGCGCGCGCTCGGCACGTCGGCCTCGGCGTTGCTCGCGGACGCGCCCTCCGAGCCGACGACGACGCGCTCGGCGAAGGGCCCGCTCGTGGCGCTGCTCGGCCTGCGCGGGGCGGGAAAAACCACGCTGGGCAGCCGCGCGGCCGTCCGCCTCGGTTTGCCCTTCGTGGAGCTCGACAGCCTCGTCGTGGCGCGCGCCGGCATGAGCCTGACCGAGATCTTCGAGATGCACGGCACCGCGTATTTCCGCAGGCTCGAGCGCGAGGAGCTCGAGCGGCTCGTGGCGCGGGGCGATCGCGGGATCGTCGCGACGAGCGGCAGCCTCGTGACCGCTCACGAGACGTTCGAGCTGCTCTGCCGCGAGGCCGTGACCGTGTGGCTGCGCGCGCGACCGGAGGACCACTTTCAGCGCGTGATCGACCAGGGCGACGCGCGGCCCATGGCGAGCCGGCCAGCGGCGATGGAGGAGCTGCGCGCGATCCTACGCGCTCGTAGGGCCCTCTACGAGCGCGCGGCCCACGTCATCGACACCTCGGCGCTTGGCCTCGAACGCTCGACCGACCGGCTCGTGAAGATCGTCAACGCGGCGAGCCGTGGTAGGCTCCCGTAA
- a CDS encoding cobalamin ABC transporter substrate-binding protein, whose protein sequence is MPQLSTRTAKQALAVAFSAALGGLVSGCGAASVQGDANTTAYPTWTGHDQVLFDDVVDAGALGLGADVSRAQKDPLLRERARASELVSRVRVSTVTVESLAEVRTYRLVLQVVPPPFGSPAFEQTAFELVIGPSAPSYGVAKAFDMRLRGASFIGFLRRFAGAGDEPSKLHWHLSPDTAEVAAAVTDALALAELSGS, encoded by the coding sequence ATGCCGCAGCTCTCGACGCGGACGGCCAAGCAGGCCCTCGCGGTCGCGTTCAGCGCGGCCCTCGGGGGGCTCGTGTCCGGTTGTGGGGCCGCGTCCGTCCAGGGTGACGCGAACACGACCGCGTACCCCACGTGGACGGGGCACGATCAGGTGCTCTTCGACGACGTGGTCGACGCGGGCGCCCTCGGCCTCGGCGCCGATGTCTCGCGTGCGCAGAAGGATCCGCTGCTCAGGGAGCGGGCGCGCGCGTCCGAGCTGGTGTCGCGGGTGCGCGTGAGCACGGTGACGGTGGAGTCGCTGGCCGAGGTCCGCACCTACCGCCTGGTTCTTCAGGTCGTGCCGCCGCCGTTCGGGTCGCCGGCCTTCGAGCAGACGGCCTTCGAGCTCGTCATCGGCCCTTCGGCCCCATCGTACGGGGTCGCCAAGGCCTTCGACATGCGCCTGCGTGGCGCGTCGTTCATCGGCTTCCTCCGTCGTTTCGCGGGCGCTGGAGACGAGCCGAGCAAGTTACACTGGCACCTGTCGCCGGACACCGCCGAGGTGGCGGCCGCCGTGACGGATGCCCTCGCCCTCGCGGAGCTTTCGGGATCGTGA
- the map gene encoding type I methionyl aminopeptidase: MSNVSIKTLKEVEGMRAACQMAAETLLAVGEMIRPGITTEDINRFVHDDTVRRGGWPAPLNYHGFPKSVCTSVNEVVCHGIPGPRVLEPGDIINVDVTTIFNGFYGDTSATFYVGKPSSAAKHVTEVSRRSLDLAIAQVREGARLGDIGAAIQEFAEGEGCSVVRAFVGHGIGRVFHEAPQVSHVGKRGTGMRLRAGMCFTIEPMINLGHHDVEVLADKWTAVTADGSLSAQFEHTLVVTKNGCEILTRRSRKLANSEMFGDVFSVAAAATTR, translated from the coding sequence GTGAGCAACGTCAGCATCAAAACGTTGAAGGAAGTCGAAGGGATGCGGGCCGCGTGCCAGATGGCCGCGGAGACGCTGCTCGCCGTCGGGGAGATGATCCGGCCTGGCATCACCACCGAGGACATCAACCGCTTCGTGCACGACGACACGGTCCGCCGCGGAGGCTGGCCGGCGCCGCTGAACTACCACGGCTTCCCGAAGAGCGTGTGCACCTCGGTGAACGAGGTCGTCTGCCACGGCATCCCGGGCCCGCGGGTGCTCGAGCCGGGCGACATCATCAACGTCGACGTCACCACGATCTTCAACGGGTTTTACGGCGACACGTCGGCGACGTTCTACGTGGGCAAACCCTCGTCCGCGGCGAAGCACGTGACCGAGGTGTCGCGGCGCTCGCTCGATCTCGCGATCGCGCAGGTGCGCGAGGGCGCGCGGCTCGGGGACATCGGCGCGGCGATCCAGGAGTTCGCCGAGGGCGAGGGCTGCTCGGTGGTGCGCGCGTTCGTGGGGCACGGCATCGGCCGGGTGTTCCACGAGGCGCCGCAGGTCTCGCACGTGGGCAAGCGCGGCACCGGGATGCGCCTGCGCGCCGGGATGTGCTTCACGATCGAGCCGATGATCAACCTGGGCCACCACGACGTGGAGGTCCTCGCGGACAAGTGGACCGCGGTCACGGCGGACGGCTCCCTCTCCGCGCAGTTCGAGCACACGCTCGTCGTGACCAAGAACGGCTGCGAGATTCTCACGCGCCGAAGCAGGAAACTCGCGAACAGCGAGATGTTCGGGGACGTGTTTTCGGTCGCCGCCGCGGCCACGACGCGCTAA
- the recN gene encoding DNA repair protein RecN: protein MLVALRVKNFVLMDSLELRLEPGFNVLTGETGAGKSIVVGALSLVLGGRGNAEQVRPGADEAEVEALFDVTGSERLATALEAAGVSSGGELVIRRVVQQNGRSRAYLNGRLCTAGELQVLAPELCDVASQHESVALTDPSTHLGYLDRFGRLSAAREALAAEVERLEKIVAEIRDVREAERGRVEREAFLGFQLQGIDAVSPLPGELEELAAERQRLRHAGRLRELTEHAAARLDQGEHAICDELAKLSKDLRAAADLDPSLEKTADALDGCFAELREIAREVDRYAERAEANPSRLSEIEDRMYRLEGLLRQHGPTIEDVIAARSRIAAELEGLGNVETKLEALEHERDRLLRAAGERARKLSQQRREAGERLGASIGAELAELGMGGARVIVDVAQLSGDRSELVVDGARLGRDGIDRVEFLIAPNKGIEPRPLRKIASGGELSRALLALKRTLAESGPAGLYVFDEVDAGVGGAVADKIGRAIADVARHHQVFCITHLATIAAYANAHFVVSKQVDGAITKSTVKRVEGKDRVAEVARMLAGAKVGPSALKAASELLDEAKVVSTTAPTPKRGAKGRAP from the coding sequence GTGCTGGTCGCCCTCCGCGTCAAGAACTTCGTCCTGATGGATTCGCTCGAGCTTCGCCTCGAGCCTGGCTTCAACGTGCTCACCGGCGAGACCGGCGCAGGCAAGTCGATCGTCGTCGGCGCGCTCTCGCTGGTGCTCGGCGGCCGCGGCAACGCCGAGCAGGTGCGCCCCGGCGCCGACGAGGCCGAGGTCGAGGCGCTCTTCGACGTGACGGGCAGCGAGCGCCTCGCCACGGCCCTCGAAGCGGCCGGCGTCTCCTCCGGCGGCGAGCTCGTCATCCGCCGCGTCGTGCAGCAAAACGGCCGCTCACGCGCCTACCTGAACGGACGCCTCTGCACCGCGGGCGAGCTCCAGGTGCTCGCGCCGGAGCTCTGCGACGTCGCCTCGCAACACGAGAGCGTCGCGTTGACCGATCCCTCGACGCACCTCGGGTACCTCGATCGTTTCGGCCGCCTCTCGGCCGCGCGCGAGGCCCTCGCCGCGGAGGTCGAGCGGCTCGAGAAGATCGTCGCCGAGATCCGCGACGTGCGCGAAGCGGAGCGTGGTCGCGTCGAGCGCGAGGCGTTCCTCGGCTTCCAGCTCCAGGGGATCGACGCGGTGTCTCCGCTGCCCGGTGAGCTCGAAGAGCTCGCGGCCGAGCGCCAGCGCCTCCGCCACGCGGGCAGGCTCCGCGAGCTGACCGAACACGCCGCCGCGCGGCTCGATCAGGGTGAACACGCGATCTGCGACGAGCTCGCGAAGCTCTCGAAGGATCTGCGCGCCGCCGCGGATCTCGATCCCTCCCTCGAGAAGACGGCGGACGCGCTCGACGGTTGCTTCGCCGAGCTGCGCGAGATCGCCCGCGAGGTCGATCGGTACGCCGAGCGCGCCGAGGCGAACCCGTCGCGCCTCTCGGAGATCGAGGACCGCATGTACCGGCTCGAAGGCCTGCTCCGACAGCACGGGCCCACGATCGAGGACGTGATCGCGGCGCGATCGCGGATCGCCGCGGAGCTCGAGGGGCTCGGCAACGTGGAGACGAAGCTCGAAGCGCTGGAGCACGAGCGAGATCGGCTGCTGCGCGCGGCGGGGGAGCGCGCGCGGAAGCTCTCGCAGCAGCGCCGCGAGGCGGGCGAGAGGCTCGGCGCATCGATCGGCGCCGAGCTCGCGGAGCTCGGCATGGGCGGCGCGCGGGTGATCGTCGACGTCGCGCAGCTCTCGGGGGATCGCTCCGAGCTCGTCGTCGACGGCGCTCGCCTCGGCCGCGACGGCATCGATCGCGTCGAGTTCCTCATCGCGCCGAACAAGGGCATCGAGCCGCGGCCGCTGCGCAAGATCGCCTCGGGCGGCGAGCTCTCGCGTGCGCTGCTCGCGCTCAAGCGCACGCTCGCGGAGTCGGGGCCCGCGGGGCTGTACGTCTTCGACGAGGTCGACGCCGGGGTCGGCGGCGCGGTGGCGGACAAGATCGGCCGCGCGATCGCGGACGTGGCGCGCCACCACCAGGTCTTCTGCATCACGCACCTCGCCACGATCGCGGCCTACGCCAACGCGCATTTCGTGGTGTCGAAGCAGGTCGACGGCGCGATCACGAAGAGCACGGTCAAGCGCGTGGAGGGCAAGGATCGTGTCGCCGAGGTGGCGCGTATGCTCGCGGGCGCGAAGGTCGGCCCGAGCGCCTTGAAGGCGGCCTCCGAGCTCCTGGACGAGGCGAAGGTGGTATCGACGACGGCTCCGACCCCGAAGCGCGGCGCCAAGGGCCGCGCTCCCTGA
- the glgA gene encoding glycogen synthase GlgA encodes MPRLRILNVVSECVPFAKTGGLADVAGALPIALAARGHDVRTVMPRYRVAKKHPAKRLPISLGVPVGHGEAWGAVWESRLGESAARVYLLEHDELFDRAGIYNDSNGDYRDNLARFTFLSRGALRLASALGFVPDVVHVHDWPTCLVPIYLKTLDARSPLGGAASVLTIHNMGYQGWFDKNELFQTGLGWDVFHHRALESYDKLNLLKGGINFSTMLSTVSPKYAQEIQTKEGGHGLEGALRERGSDVIGILNGIDDEIWNPATDRHLAAHFDADDLQGKAFCKAELQREMGLPVRPDVPLIGLISRLVNQKGIDVFAGALGALLQHDVQVVVLGSGESWAEDLFTRLGHSTDRFRAHIGMNDALAHRIEAGADLFVMPSRYEPCGLNQLYSQRYGTLPVVRAVGGLDDTVEHMATGFKFLDLSPHVLADAVLEAAWIYRAHPAHFRSMQRRAMKKPFGWDYASRQYEALYRLAISRHRGG; translated from the coding sequence ATGCCTCGCCTCCGCATCCTCAACGTCGTCTCCGAGTGTGTCCCTTTTGCAAAGACAGGAGGCCTGGCGGACGTGGCCGGCGCGCTCCCCATCGCGCTCGCCGCGCGGGGCCACGACGTACGCACGGTGATGCCGCGTTACCGCGTAGCCAAGAAACACCCGGCCAAACGCCTGCCGATCTCGCTCGGCGTGCCCGTCGGACACGGCGAGGCGTGGGGCGCGGTGTGGGAGTCGCGGCTCGGCGAGAGCGCGGCGCGTGTCTACCTGCTCGAGCACGACGAGCTCTTCGATCGCGCCGGGATCTACAACGATTCGAACGGGGATTATCGCGACAACCTCGCGCGCTTCACGTTCCTCTCGCGCGGCGCGCTCCGGCTCGCGAGCGCGCTCGGGTTCGTCCCCGACGTCGTGCACGTGCACGACTGGCCGACGTGCCTCGTCCCCATTTATTTGAAGACGCTCGACGCTCGTTCGCCCCTCGGCGGGGCCGCGTCGGTCCTGACGATCCACAACATGGGTTACCAGGGCTGGTTCGACAAAAACGAGCTCTTCCAGACCGGCCTCGGCTGGGACGTCTTCCACCACCGCGCGCTCGAGTCCTACGACAAACTGAACCTCCTGAAGGGCGGCATCAACTTCTCGACGATGCTCTCGACCGTCTCGCCGAAATACGCGCAGGAGATCCAGACGAAAGAGGGCGGGCACGGGCTCGAAGGCGCTTTGCGCGAGCGGGGCAGCGACGTGATCGGCATCCTGAACGGGATCGACGACGAGATCTGGAACCCCGCGACCGATCGTCACCTCGCCGCGCATTTCGACGCCGACGACCTGCAAGGCAAGGCCTTCTGCAAGGCGGAGCTGCAGCGCGAGATGGGGCTGCCGGTTCGCCCGGACGTGCCGCTCATCGGCCTGATCAGCCGGCTCGTGAACCAGAAGGGCATCGACGTCTTCGCGGGCGCGCTCGGCGCGCTGCTCCAGCACGACGTGCAGGTCGTGGTGCTCGGATCGGGCGAGAGCTGGGCGGAGGATCTCTTCACGCGGCTCGGCCACTCGACGGATCGATTCCGCGCGCACATCGGCATGAACGACGCGCTCGCGCACCGCATCGAGGCGGGCGCGGACCTCTTCGTGATGCCCTCGCGGTACGAGCCGTGCGGGCTGAACCAGCTCTACAGCCAGCGATACGGCACGTTGCCCGTCGTGCGCGCGGTGGGCGGGCTCGACGACACGGTCGAGCACATGGCGACGGGCTTCAAGTTCCTCGACCTCTCGCCGCACGTGCTCGCGGACGCGGTGCTCGAAGCGGCGTGGATCTACCGCGCGCACCCGGCGCATTTCCGCTCGATGCAGCGGCGCGCGATGAAAAAGCCGTTTGGCTGGGATTACGCGAGCCGCCAGTACGAGGCGCTCTATCGGCTCGCGATTTCACGGCATCGCGGCGGCTGA